One Paenarthrobacter aurescens TC1 DNA window includes the following coding sequences:
- a CDS encoding putative Integral membrane protein, producing the protein MTKRNVLIGGRFFFGLLTLVAVGTQLTVHLGMGYDFWNFFSYFTNLSNIFAALVLLISGYRVLVRKRPSELDDVTRGTATIAMAVVGLVFGALLAGEDLGSLLPWVNFVVHYLMPVVMVADWLFQPPRATLRPKHIWYWLLYPIGYLVYSLIRGAFVNWYPYWFIDPARAGGWGGVVVFAVAISVGFLLVSLAMLWLGNKLKRQVDY; encoded by the coding sequence ATGACCAAACGGAATGTGCTTATCGGGGGACGCTTTTTCTTTGGCCTTCTGACCTTGGTGGCGGTGGGAACACAGCTGACGGTTCATCTGGGCATGGGCTACGACTTCTGGAACTTCTTCAGCTACTTCACCAACCTGTCCAACATCTTCGCCGCGTTGGTGCTCCTGATCAGCGGCTACAGGGTGTTGGTCCGGAAGCGCCCCAGCGAGCTTGATGACGTCACTCGGGGCACTGCCACCATCGCCATGGCCGTGGTGGGCCTGGTATTTGGTGCCCTTCTGGCTGGCGAAGACCTTGGATCCCTGCTCCCCTGGGTCAACTTTGTGGTCCACTATCTGATGCCCGTGGTGATGGTTGCGGACTGGCTGTTTCAACCGCCCAGGGCCACCCTGCGCCCCAAGCACATTTGGTATTGGCTGCTCTACCCGATTGGCTACCTGGTTTACAGCCTCATTCGCGGTGCGTTCGTCAACTGGTACCCGTACTGGTTCATCGATCCCGCCCGGGCCGGCGGTTGGGGCGGCGTGGTGGTGTTTGCCGTGGCCATCTCAGTCGGCTTCCTGCTGGTGAGCTTGGCGATGCTGTGGCTGGGGAACAAGTTGAAGCGGCAGGTTGATTACTAG
- a CDS encoding putative transcriptional regulator, TetR family (identified by match to protein family HMM PF00440) has protein sequence MTTAGPGRPRKQQAVRPGATARDEILDAAAELFTGQGFANTSTRAIADAVGIRQSSLYHHFSTKDEILGELLGGTVSTSLDFARAIRQHSADAVSAAARLHAVVLFDGSQLCNSRWNLGVLYHLPEARAEIFQPFMAARKELRTIYSELGRELARVSDADQGLGDTAFRLVESLINLRADGLISTDSASTTADTVMILAGLKRELPAVRTASRDLISRFGDVPERVSSMKSA, from the coding sequence GTGACTACAGCCGGACCGGGACGCCCCCGCAAGCAGCAGGCGGTGCGCCCTGGAGCCACCGCCCGTGACGAAATACTGGACGCGGCAGCCGAGCTTTTCACGGGGCAAGGGTTCGCGAACACCTCCACGCGGGCCATCGCCGATGCCGTGGGAATCCGGCAATCGTCGCTGTATCACCACTTCTCCACCAAGGACGAGATCCTGGGTGAACTCCTCGGCGGGACGGTATCCACCAGCCTGGACTTCGCGCGGGCGATTCGTCAGCACTCGGCTGACGCTGTGTCGGCTGCGGCACGACTGCACGCGGTGGTGCTGTTCGACGGCTCCCAGCTCTGTAATTCCCGCTGGAACCTCGGGGTGCTCTATCACCTGCCGGAGGCGAGGGCCGAGATCTTTCAGCCGTTCATGGCAGCCCGAAAAGAACTCAGGACCATCTACTCGGAGCTGGGTCGGGAGCTCGCGCGCGTTTCCGATGCCGACCAGGGCCTCGGAGATACCGCATTCCGGCTTGTGGAGTCCCTGATCAACCTCCGCGCGGACGGACTCATCTCAACGGACTCGGCGTCCACCACGGCAGATACGGTGATGATCCTCGCCGGCCTCAAACGGGAGCTTCCGGCGGTGAGGACTGCCAGTAGAGATCTCATCAGCCGGTTTGGAGACGTACCCGAGCGGGTGTCGTCCATGAAAAGCGCCTAG
- a CDS encoding putative amino acid permease (identified by match to protein family HMM PF00324) codes for MTSTLSTATSRTDDADLTALGYQPTLHRKLGRYASFAAGFSFVSILTTIFQLFAFGYSFAGPAFFWTWPVVLVGQLLVALNFAELAARYPLSGAVYQWSRRMGGEVVGWFAGWFMSIAQVITAAAAAIALQVVLPQLWDGFQVVGGDPSLTSPTGAANAVILGAVLLVITTVINCLGVKLMSHVNSIGVTCEIVGVAAVILALFSAAQRGPGVVADVSVVTTSDLGAVGAFLVSGLMAAYVMVGFNSAGELSEETKNPRKTAPRTILSALIISGIGGGLMIIAALMAAPSLDDGRLATEGLPYVLTAVLGTFWGKVLLVDVAIAIFVCTLAIQTAGSRLVFSMARDGKLPASALLSRVHPQRGTPMWPSIAIGALAVGILAINIGNSALFTTLCSVCIVMVYLAYLMVTVPQLLSRFRGDWRRVGQTMPGGLFSLGRWGLPVNILAVLYGALMVVNLSWPRPEVYDPSGEHGILLFSAPIMVGAVLLLGIWVRRNIRVRENKGATAG; via the coding sequence ATGACTTCCACCCTTTCGACGGCGACCAGCCGCACCGACGATGCAGACCTGACAGCACTTGGCTACCAGCCCACCCTGCACCGCAAGCTGGGCCGCTACGCATCGTTCGCCGCAGGTTTTTCGTTTGTCTCCATCCTCACCACCATCTTCCAGCTCTTCGCCTTCGGCTACTCCTTTGCCGGTCCGGCCTTCTTCTGGACGTGGCCGGTGGTACTGGTGGGCCAATTGCTTGTGGCATTGAACTTCGCGGAGCTCGCCGCCCGTTACCCGTTGTCCGGGGCCGTCTATCAATGGTCGCGACGCATGGGCGGCGAGGTGGTGGGCTGGTTCGCCGGCTGGTTTATGTCCATCGCCCAGGTCATCACTGCTGCCGCCGCAGCCATCGCGCTCCAGGTGGTCCTCCCCCAGTTGTGGGATGGCTTCCAAGTGGTAGGCGGCGACCCCTCACTGACGTCCCCCACTGGTGCGGCGAACGCAGTCATCCTTGGCGCCGTACTCCTGGTGATCACCACGGTGATCAACTGCCTGGGCGTGAAGCTCATGTCGCACGTAAACTCCATCGGCGTCACCTGCGAGATTGTGGGCGTCGCCGCGGTGATCCTTGCCCTGTTCTCGGCCGCGCAGCGCGGCCCCGGGGTAGTAGCGGACGTCAGTGTTGTCACAACCTCGGACCTTGGCGCAGTGGGTGCCTTCCTGGTGTCCGGATTGATGGCCGCATACGTGATGGTGGGCTTCAACTCCGCCGGCGAACTCTCGGAGGAAACCAAGAACCCCCGCAAGACGGCCCCGCGCACCATCCTTTCCGCACTGATTATCTCCGGTATTGGCGGCGGACTCATGATCATCGCCGCACTGATGGCAGCGCCAAGTCTGGACGACGGCCGGCTCGCCACCGAGGGACTGCCCTACGTACTCACTGCCGTGCTGGGCACTTTCTGGGGCAAAGTACTGCTGGTTGATGTGGCAATCGCCATCTTCGTCTGCACGTTGGCCATCCAAACGGCAGGTTCGCGGCTGGTGTTCTCCATGGCTCGCGACGGCAAACTTCCAGCCTCCGCCCTGCTCTCGCGGGTCCACCCCCAGCGCGGAACCCCTATGTGGCCGTCCATCGCGATCGGCGCCCTGGCTGTGGGCATCCTCGCCATCAACATCGGCAACTCAGCACTCTTCACCACCCTCTGCAGTGTGTGCATCGTGATGGTGTACCTGGCGTACCTGATGGTCACGGTGCCGCAGTTGCTCAGCCGTTTCAGGGGCGATTGGCGCAGGGTAGGGCAGACCATGCCGGGCGGGCTCTTCTCACTGGGGCGTTGGGGCTTGCCGGTCAACATCCTGGCCGTGCTGTATGGCGCACTGATGGTCGTCAACCTTTCCTGGCCACGCCCCGAAGTGTACGACCCCTCCGGCGAACACGGGATCCTGCTCTTCTCCGCCCCCATCATGGTTGGCGCCGTCCTCCTCCTGGGCATCTGGGTCCGGCGGAACATCCGGGTCCGGGAAAACAAGGGCGCTACCGCCGGCTGA